The genomic interval TTGGATAACATTTTTCACAATGATAGTGACATCTGCTCTATCACTCGTTTGGAACACTGACTATAATCTTCTTTTAGTTTCTTTCCTAGAGGGTTTTGTCTTAGCAATCATACCGATAATGTGGATAATTTTCGCTGCGGTCTTTACTTACTTTATAAGTGTTAAGACTGGTTCTATTGAAAAGATAAAAGTATTCTTGAATAGTATAACTGAAGATAGGAATATACAGGCGGTTTTGATAGCGTTCTGCTTTGGAGGATTTCTTGAGAGTGTTGCGGGTTTCGGGACTGCGGTTGCGATACCAACAGGTATGCTAGTATCATTGGGTTTCAATCCTGTTAAGGCTGCTGTTATATCACTTGTGGCAAACTCAGTGCCTGTTGCTTTCGGTGCGCTAGGACTACCTGTAATAGTATTGAGTAACATAGTTAAAGAACCTCTTGAACAACTTACTAGGTTCGTTGCTCTACAATTGGTACCATTTTCATTACTCATTCCACTACTCATTGTTGTTATATCTAACGATGGCTTTAAGGGAATAGGTAAGTCTATGAAGGATGCTTTGATGATAGGTTTTGTGTTTACTCTTACTCAAACACTCGTTGCTTTCTTTTTAGGACCTGAACTAGTTGCGGTTCTTGGAAGTCTAGTTTCTTTGGCTACTGTAGTAGTTGTTAAGCAGTTCAAATCTCCAAATCCTTACTTGAAGGAAGTTCTTTTACCTATGTTGAATTATGCTATACTTCTCGTTCTCGTGATACTAACAAGACTTGTGTTTCCAGAATATCTCAATAAATATCCTTTTGTAATAACATTTGAGGTTCAGGGTAAAGTGATGAAGATTGATTACCTCACAACTCCTGGAACTCTCCTACTCATTTCTTCACTGGTAAGTGCATTTGTGATGGGGGTTAATTTCAAGATTATACTAGAGACATTTATTGAGACGCTGGATAAGATAAAATGGAGTGCTCTTACAATAGTTAGTATAGTAATACTTGCGAAAGTTATGGGGAACACGGGAATGATAATAAGTACTGCTGTATTGATTGCTGGAGTTTCAGGTGTGTTGTATCCTCTCTTCTCACCACTCATTGGTGCAATGGGAACATTCATAACTGGAAGTGATACCAGTTCAAACATACTGTTCGGAGTTTTACAGAAGGAAACTGCTAAAAATCTTGGCTTCAATGTTGAATGGATTGCTTCATCAAATACCTCTGGTGCTACCGCTGGTAAAATGATTTCACCTCAAAGTATAGCGGTTG from Spirochaetota bacterium carries:
- a CDS encoding L-lactate permease encodes the protein MSSDVVLPAYLLGLISLIPFFLIGFGILKTKIKMHWITFFTMIVTSALSLVWNTDYNLLLVSFLEGFVLAIIPIMWIIFAAVFTYFISVKTGSIEKIKVFLNSITEDRNIQAVLIAFCFGGFLESVAGFGTAVAIPTGMLVSLGFNPVKAAVISLVANSVPVAFGALGLPVIVLSNIVKEPLEQLTRFVALQLVPFSLLIPLLIVVISNDGFKGIGKSMKDALMIGFVFTLTQTLVAFFLGPELVAVLGSLVSLATVVVVKQFKSPNPYLKEVLLPMLNYAILLVLVILTRLVFPEYLNKYPFVITFEVQGKVMKIDYLTTPGTLLLISSLVSAFVMGVNFKIILETFIETLDKIKWSALTIVSIVILAKVMGNTGMIISTAVLIAGVSGVLYPLFSPLIGAMGTFITGSDTSSNILFGVLQKETAKNLGFNVEWIASSNTSGATAGKMISPQSIAVASSAVGLQGYEKQIISTTLPICIVYSLLLGVYVLIVSLLI